In Stegostoma tigrinum isolate sSteTig4 chromosome 35, sSteTig4.hap1, whole genome shotgun sequence, one genomic interval encodes:
- the LOC132206312 gene encoding zona pellucida sperm-binding protein 3-like: protein MVQCGEHKLLVRAQLDLFGTRHLIKAADLTLGTAGCRPTRIYPENHTVLFDYGLHECGSRLQMMGDFLIYTTHLSHIPNYPGSVIVRTNGAVIPIVCRYFRKGNVSSNSIKPTWIPFSSTRSAEGHLSFSLRLMNGDWLTERTSTVYSLGDLIHIEASVSMDNHMPMKLYIDRCVATLSPGKDSSPRYSIIDYNGCLVDSKAEDSLSTFVLPGDRREPDKLRFDLDAFRFYGDERSLIFITCHLRVAAVGQGDSRNKACTFQKLHKIWTPLGESTSDICACCHVGNCGSTREIAFPSRGRRDLGLEAGLQSELVVMLSLTVTAVSLISASLMALFIYRKHKQTPFTS from the exons ATGGTGCAGTGTGGAGAGCACAAGCTGTTGGTCAGGGcccagttggatttatttggAACAAGGCACCTGATTAAAGCTGCTGACCTGACCCTGGGGACAGCAGGTTGTCGGCCGACCAGGATTTACCCTGAGAACCACACTGTTCTCTTTGACTATGGGCTGCATGAGTGTGGCAGCAGGCTGCAG ATGATGGGAGATTTTCTGATCTACACCACCCACTTGTCACACATCCCAAACTATCCTGGGTCTGTCATTGTGAGAACTAACGGAGCTGTCATTCCCATTGTGTGTCGGTATTTCAG GAAGGGCAATGTGAGCAGTAACTCCATCAAGCCCACCTGGATCCCATTCAGCTCCACCAGGTCTGCAGAAGGGCACCTGTCCTTCTCCCTGCGTCTAATGAATG GTGACTGGCTTACAGAGCGCACTTCCACTGTCTACTCCCTGGGAGACCTCATTCACATTGAGgcatctgtttcaatggacaACCACATGCCCATGAAGCTGTACATTGACCGCTGTGTAGCTACACTGAGCCCAGGCAAGGACTCCAGCCCCAGATACAGCATCATTGACTACAATGG TTGCCTCGTGGACAGCAAAGCTGAGGACTCCCTTTCAACCTTTGTGTTGCCGGGAGACCGGCGGGAGCCGGACAAGCTCAGGTTTGACCTGGATGCCTTCCGCTTCTATGGAGATGAGCGTTCCTTG ATTTTCATCACCTGTCACCTGAGAGTTGCTGCAGTGGGTCAGGGAGATTCCAGGAACAAAGCTTGTACTTTCCAGAAGCTGCACAAGAT CTGGACCCCACTGGGGGAATCGACCAGTGACATTTGTGCCTGTTGCCATGTGGGGAACTGTGGTAGCACAAGGGAGATCGCGTTTCCCTCCAGAGGCAGGAGAGACCTTGGACTTGAAGCTG GTCTGCAGTCTGAGCTGGTTGTGATGTTGTCCCTGACAGTGACGGCTGTCTCCCTGATCTCTGCTTCGTTGATGGCCTTGTTCATTTACAGGAAACACAAGCAAACTCCTTTCACCTCATGA